The nucleotide window GGGTGGTGGGGGGGGTGGAATCACTTTATAGAGgacaaaaaaataaccaaaaaaaaaaatctgtctcactAGAAAATATGGAAACAAATCAAACTAGTTTAGAtgccagaactacacaaagaCGTTAGAAGTAGCTCTGGCTGTGGAGCTCAGGaactagatcaggctggcctggaacttgcagaaatccacttgcctgagtgccgggattaaaggcgtgcgccaccacactggGGTTGTTGCATGTTCTGAACAAAATCTTAGAAGATTAAAACCAGCaatgttcaaaacaaaaataacttatcACGAAGAAACAGGGCTCAGCCCAGAAAAACAATATGGTTTAGTATCTGGAAGTTTGTACAGATAACTCAGCACATTAACAGAAAAGAGACGCTCTCAGGAGAGGGGTGTGCTAAGTCCTTCCAGTCCAGCCAGCGAGGAGGCTGAGGTCAGAATGCTGGCTGGATTAGGAGCAGGAACATGCGGGGACAATGGGGCGACCGACGTTACAGCAGGAAGGAGAAGCTGAAGTGACAGCCCAGACCTCcagcccagcactcagaggctcaAAGACACGACTACTGTTCACATCAGCCTGAGGGACTTGGTGAGATCTGCTGCAAAGCCAccaggggaaaaaacaaaacaaaaaagttaaaattctttggtttctttttccatgttaCCTATAGCAATCACGTAAGAATAAAGGGAAGTTTACAGTCTGAGAAAGACAAAGTGATGTTGTCTCTGTAGACAAAATGatcattattaaaagaaaaaattaaaggacATAAAAAAAAANNNNNNNNNNNNNNNNNNNNNNNNNNNNNNNNNNNNNNNNNNNNNNNNNNNNNNNNNNNNNNNNNNNNNNNNNNNNNNNNNNNNNNNNNNNNNNNNNNNNNNNNNNNNNNNNNNNNNNNNNNNNNNNNNNNNNNNNNNNNNNNNNNNNNNNNNNNNNNNNNNNNNNNNNNNNNNNNNNNNNNNNNNNNNNNNNNNNNNNNNNNNNNNNNNNNNNNNNNNNNNNNNNNNNNAAAAAAAAAGTTTACTAGGGCAAAAATTTAGCTAAATAATAAATGGGATATAAAAAGTCAGTATGTGAAAATTAATTACAATCTTAATTGTCAATAACAGAGCTACAAATAGTGATTTAAAATACCACCTATGATAGtaccagaaatataaataaattcaacaaaatgtTCAGGATATGTATAAAAAGTAAGGAAATAATGcttgaaaattcaaaaagtcATAAATCATATGTGTTCTAAAAGATTCATCATTATAAAGGCATAAATTACCTCAAGACTGATGTGAGTTCAATAGACACATGGAAAAGATTCACACCGTAAGTTTTATGAAATAGTAAGATCCCAACTAAAGCTAAGAAGCCATTTTTCGCTgggcacttggggaggcagagacaggtggatctctgtgagttcaaggccagcctggtgtacagagttctaagagacagagacagggctacacagagaaatccagtctcaaaagaaaaaaaacaaaaacaaaaacagagccattttccccaggacccacagggtggaaggaggggccTCCGCTGAGTCGTCTCTACCGGCAGGTTATATGCGCTGTGGCAGATGCACACCAGTCTTCCTGTCCCGGTACCCAGAGCAAGAAGGACACGCCTAGACTCATCTTACCGAGCCCACGGGTCCCTCAGCCCCCGGGCAGCCAGCTTCTTCTGCACTGTCTCTAGCGGTGTCCCTTCTGTTTTCCACTGTGTGTGGTCTGGAAGGACGAGTTTATCGTGACCATGCCCATGCCCGTGCCCGTGTTCGTGTCCATGCCCAGCAGCCATGTCTacgggaaaaaggaaaagaagggagagagagagagagccaaagTTGATGAGGATGTGTCAagtgaaatgcttttaaaaagataaatacctGACAATTCTGAGTAGAgagcttttataaaaatatagtagGATTACTTGGGAGGAAGTGGCAAGTGGTGTACTGTATTTCCAGGCCagaaaaatcaaccaaaaaaagTGTACTATTTCGTACTTAGTGTATGCTCACAGCTAGGAAATACATACACAATATACGGAACTGAAAACAGTGAGTAACCCTACCACTCAGATACCCACTCACTGCATATGCTAACAGTGACACTTCTGTAGTCTTCACGTGCCCGGCACATGGGACTTTATAGGCAGTAACTGCACTGCTTCTAAAACAACtttgaatttaaattaaaaatacagatttctcCCCCTGCCTTCCCAgacctggtggctcacaaatttaatcccagcacttgggaggcagaggcaagcagatctctgagttcttccaggccagcctggtctatagtgaatttcaggaccgNNNNNNNNNNNNNNNNNNNNNNNNNNNNNNNNNNNNNNNNNNNNNNNNNNNNNNNNNNNNNNNNNNNNNNNNNNNNNNNNNNNNNNNNNNNNNNNNNNNNNNNNNNNNNNNNNNNNNNNNNNNNNNNNNNNNNNNNNNNNNNNNNNNNNNNNNNNNNNNNNNNNNNNNNNNNNNNNNNNNNNNNNNNNNNNNNNNNNNNNNNNNNNNNNNNNNNNNNNNNNNNNNNNNNNNNNNNNNNNNNNNNNNNNNNNNNNNNNNNNNNNNNNNNNNNNNNNNNNNNNNNNNNNNNNNNNNNNNNNNNNNNNNNNNNNNNNNNNNNNNNNNNNNNNNNNNNNNNNNNNNNNNNNNNNNNNNNNNNNNNNNNNNNNNNNNNNNNNNNNNNNNNNNNNNNNNNNNNNNNNNNNNNNNNNNNNNNNNNNNNNNNNNNNNNNNNNNNNNNNNNNNNNNNNNNNNNNNNNNNNNNNNNNNNNNNNNNNNNNNNNNNNNNNNNNNNNNNNNNNNNNNNNNNNNNNNNNNNNNNNNNNNNNNNNNNNNNNNNNNNNNNNNNNNNNNNNNNNNNNNNNNNNNNNNNNNNNNNNNNNNNNNNNNNNNNNNNNNNNNNNNNNNNNNNNNNNNNNNNNNNNNNNNNNNNNNNNNNNNNNNNNNNNNNNNNNNNNNNNNNNNNNNNNNNNNNNNNNNNNNNNNNNNNNNNNNNNNNNNNNNNNNNNNNNNNNNNNNNNNNNNNNNNNNNNNNNNNNNNNNNNNNNNNNNNNNNNNNNNNNNNNNNNNNNNNNNNNNNNNNNNNNNNNNNNNNNNNNNNNNNNNNNNNNNNNNNNNNNNNNNNNNNNNNNNNNNNNNNNNNNNNNNNNNNNNNNNNNNNNNNNNNNNNNNNNNNNNNNNNNNNNNNNNNNNNNNNNNNNNNNNNNNNNNNNNNNNNNNNNNNNNNNNNNNNNNNNNNNNNNNNNNNNNNNNNNNNNNNNNNNNNNNNNNNNNNNNNNNNNNNNNNNNNNNNNNNNNNNNNNNNNNNNNNNNNNNNNNNNNNNNNNNNNNNNNNNNNNNNNNNNNNNNNNNNNNNNNNNNNNNNNNNNNNNNNNNNNNNNNNNNNNNNNNNNNNNNNNNNNNNNNNNNNNNNNNNNNNNNNNNNNNNNNNNNNNNNNNNNNNNNNNNNNNNNNNNNNNNNNNNNNNNNNNNNNNNNNNNNNNNNNNNNNNNNNNNNNNNNNNNNNNNNNNNNNNNNNNNNNNNNNNNNNNNNNNNNNNNNNNNNNNNNNNNNNNNNNNNNNNNNNNNNNNNNNNNNNNNNNNNNNNNNNNNNNNNNNNNNNNNNNNNNNNNNNNNNNNNNNNNNNNNNNNNNNNNNNNNNNNNNNNNNNNNNNNNNNNNNNNNNNNNNNNNNNNNNNNNNNNNNNNNNNNNNNNNNNNNNNNNNNNNNNNNNNNNNNNNNNNNNNNNNNNNNNNNNNNNNNNNNNNNNNNNNNNNNNNNNNNNNNNNNNNNNNNNNNNNNNNNNNNNNNNNNNNNNNNNNNNNNNNNNNNNNNNNNNNNNNNNNNNNNNNNNNNNNNNNNNNNNNNNNNNNNNNNNNNNNNNNNNNNNNNNNNNNNNNNNNNNNNNNNNNNNNNNNNNNNNNNNNNNNNNNNNNNNNNNNNNNNNNNNNNNNNNNNNNNNNNNNNNNNNNNNNNNNNNNNNNNNNNNNNNNNNNNNNNNNNNNNNNNNNNNNNNNNNNNNNNNNNNNNNNNNNNNNNNNNNNNNNNNNNNNNNNNNNNNNNNNNNNNNNNNNNNNNNNNNNNNNNNNNNNNNNNNNNNNNNNNNNNNNNNNNNNNNNNNNNNNNNNNNNNNNNNNNNNNNNNNNNNNNNNNNNNNNNNNNNNNNNNNNNNNNNNNNNNNNNNNNNNNNNNNNNNNNNNNNNNNNNNNNNNNNNNNNNNNNNNNNNNNNNNNNNNNNNNNNNNNNNNNNNNNNNNNNNNNNNNNNNNNNNNNNNNNNNNNNNNNNNNNAAAAATATAAGAAAAGCCGAATGAAATGCTATTAATAGCtataaaaatgcaagaaaatCCCTGAAGCTTTCTGGACTTCTATCGCCTCACATAACAAGGATAAAAATCTACCTTCCAAGATTGGGAGATGCGGAGAACACACTGTAGTGTGCCTTCCATTTTCACATCCAAGCGGTGAGACTATGACTGAGCGCAACTGCTCTGGAGAAACTGTCATGACCCAGAAAATGGACATTTGCTGGGTGTGCGCAACTGCTCTGGAGAAACTGTCGTGACCCAGAAAATGGGACATTTGCTGGGTGTGCGGGCACCCGCCATCGATCCTTGTACAATTGtacatcactcgggaggcagaggcaggcgaatttcttgagttccaggccagcctggaaaatCAAAACGTAAACAAACAACAAAANNNNNNNNNNNNNNNNNNNNNNNNNNNNNNNNNNNNNNNNNNNNNNNNNNNNNNNNNNNNNNNNNNNNNNNNNNNNNNNNNNNNNNNNNNNNNNNNNNNNNNNNNNNNNNNNNNNNNNNNNNNNNNNNNNNNNNNNNNNNNNNNNNNNNNNNNNNNNNNNNNNNNNNNNNNNNNNNNNNNNNNNNNNNNNNNNNNNNNNNNNNNNNNNNNNNNNNNNNNNNNNNNNNNNNNNNNNNNNNNNNNNNNNNNNNNNNNNNNNNNNNNNNNNNNNNNNNNNNNNNNNNNNNNNNNNNNNNNNNNNNNNNNNNNNNNNNNNNNNNNNNNNNNNNNNNNNNNNNNNNNNNNNNNNNNNNNNNNNNNNNNNNNNNNNNNNNNNNNNNNNNNNNNNNNNNNNNNNNNNNNNNNNNNNNNNNNNNNNNNNNNNNNNNNNNNNNNNNNNNNNNNNNNNNNNNNNNNNNNNNNNNNNNNNNNNNNNNNNNNNNNNNNNNNNNNNNNNNNNNNNNNNNNNNNNNNNNNNNNNNNNNNNNNNNNNNNNNNNNNNNNNNNNNNNNNNNNNNNNNNNNNNNNNNNNNNNNNNNNNNNNNNNNNNNNNNNNNNNNNNNNNNNNNNNNNNNNNNNNNNNNNNNNNNNNNNNNNNNNNNNNNNNNNNNNNNNNNNNNNNNNNNNNNNNNNNNNNNNNNNNNNNNNNNNNNNNNNNNNNNNNNNNNNNNNNNNNNNNNNNNNNNNNNNNNNNNNNNNNNNNNNNNNNNNNNNNNNNNNNNNNNNNNNNNNNNNNNNNNNNNNNNNNNNNNNNNNNNNNNNNNNNNNNNNNNNNNNNNNNNNNNNNNNNNNNNNNNNNNNNNNNNNNNNNNNNNNNNNNNNNNNNNNNNNNNNNNNNNNNNNNNNNNNNNNNNNNNNNNNNNNNNNNNNNNNNNNNNNNNNNNNNNNNNNNNNNNNNNNNNNNNNNNctcccgagtgctgggattaaaggcgtgcgccaccaccgcccggttagACTATATCTTTAAATGAGACTACATTTAATATATTAGATgacttttttcttacttttagcATCTACTAGAAAATTTAATACTACATTCATGGCTTCCATTACGTTCCTATTGGATATTGCTACTTGAGAGAAATTTCTGTATGTATATGACAAGGAATATGTTTTATCAGACTTTTTTCAGAAGGAAGCACACATAACTTTATCAATGGGGTAGGTGCCACCCCATCTTACAGGAACACTGTTTTATTTACTTGAGACAGTCTTACCTAACTCAGTCTGACCACAAACTTGATATGTATTcagagatgactttgaactctcaaTTCTTCTGTCTCAATTTCTCCCAAGTGCTACAAGTGCAGACCTGTGCGTATGCCTGGCTCCTATTTTCAAAGGAATCTTTATTTAAAGCCTCATTGATTTGTGTATGCACGCGTCCatataaaggtcagaggacaccttaaAGGAACCGGTTCTCTCCTCACAACACGGGAAAGGTGAGTTACACTGCACTGAGCACTCAACGGCGGGAAATCATTTCCCTTGCAGGACCGCTCATTTAAGGACAGTAAAGAAATAAACTCAACAAAGACCGAACGTGTAATGATGGAAAACTGAAACGCTACCTGCTTATGTCAGAAACCAACTTAGAAGTTAGGTGATGATCAACCTCCACCCAAGGTGGCTTGTTCTAATACAGGACGTGTTGGCTTACTTTCCCTACGGGATGCTTCTTCCACTCCGTGTAATTTCACAGGGCTTTCAGGTATATAACTGAAATTCCCCTCATCCAATTACTGAGATGaccataaaaatataagaaaagccGAATGAAATGCTATTACTTTGGCACCCAATCCGTAACCGTAGGACTATGTAATGGACGTGATTTTGTGAGGCATCTGGTGGAATTTTTCTAGGTTAAGCATTTTCGGATCGGGGACTGttctttaccccccccccaaaaaaaaagccagaaggcGAGGAGGAAACTGCGGGTGACAGCGGCGGGAGTGGAGGTCGGGGTGTCTGGGGTTGAAGCGCTATAATAATCATCGGGGCCTCCTCCATCCGCCTCCGCTCAGCTCGGGCGCACTCGGCCGCAGCGCTCCCCTCCTCCCGGTCCCTCTCTGCACTCCCCCTGGACCCAGTCTGGATGATTTCTAATCCAGAGGTCGCCCACCAGTTCCCTAAATTACCTGACAGCAATCTGACCTCTCAGGACACTCACTATTCAACCTTCCAGACGGAGCCAACCGGAAACGGACGTTGTCGACGGGCGTTCCTCACCGCAGGAAAGCGGAGGAGTCGATAAGCGTTCCGACCACGGCGCAAGGCTCCCAGACGAGGGAGAAAGACGACGGCGTAAGAAAAACTGGACATCGAGACCGTTTGCCACTCTCCGCTGCCAGCATCCGACTGAGCTCGGGGACGCTGAGGAGACGGGTAAGAAAAGCGCGTTTTCCTTGTTCCCGGGCGGACTCTTTTAGGCGGCGCACCGGAGGGCGGGCCGAGGCGGCGGCGCGGCCAATGGGAGCGGCTGTTATTGAGCGAGCCGGCCCACTCAATGAGAGGGCCGGTTGTTATGCTGCAGTTGGCAGGCTGCTGCgggaggcggtggcggtggcggtggcggtggctgTGGCGGTGGGAAGCCCGAGGCTGCTGCGGGGTGACAGGTAGGTGGGGGACGCGCACGGTGCCGGAGGAGGAGGTGTCAACTCCGGCTGCGGTTGCGGGAGCCGGCGGGGGGCGGATCCCGAGCCCTGCACACCCGGTAGCCAGCCCGGGAGGGTCGTGAAGAGGAGGCGGTTTGGGGCTCAGTGCGTGTCGTGGGGGCGACTTGGGGGGCCTAGAGAGGGCGACGAGGgtgtgggtggggaaggaggcaggagcagggcgCGGGCGGTGAGGGCTGAGGGGATTTCTTGCAGGAAGCCTCAGGCTAGAGAAGGACGCGGCGTTTGCAGACACCTGAGTGAAATCCTCGGGGTTGTTGTCAGGGTGCGGAGGAGGAAGAGGTTTCTTGGTGGTCGGAGCTAGAAACTAGCGGCTGGTACATTATGTAACCCCTggcagttatttttttctcccccccgAACAACTCGACCCAGCGTCATGGAAGAGGAGCTCTTGCAAGCCGTTGATAGACGTGATCAGTTTCTTGTTGTCGCTGGCTCCCGTGTTTTCCTACCCAGGCAGGctctggaggaggaggacagCGTGAAGGCAGAGTAGTCACGAAGCGCTTATCCCAAATAAGGACTTGGCTTGAGACAAGACAAGACACGACGTTTAAGCTCGAGATGGGCGAAATGTTTTGTAGTACACGCACTGGCTGCTTTGCAGCGCAGGAACGGATAGAGTGTTTAACCTCCAGCAAAGTGGAGAGCCTTTTAAATCCAGAGGGGAAGGTAAACTCAGATTAGAAAACGGACAGTAAGTTAGTTGGTCGACAACTTGCCCCCAATATATGGATGCTAAGGATGGTGAAAATAAGACGGTACTCTAAACAGGGGAGAGCCACCTTTTGAGTGATTTGCTTCGTTAAGTCTGAGGAACTAGTTGTGAGTTGTAAATTCACGGTCTGAATGGTGGGATACAGTACCAAAACAAACTCCCGTCTCAGCGTGTGTTGTGGAAGGGCTTTTGCTTGTATAGCTCATTGGAAAACTCCTCTGAGAAGACTGggatacaattttaaaagcagCACTATAAATTGCTGAAGAGTAGGCTCTTGACATGTTGCCTTCAAGTCAGAAGATGAGGATTAACGTAGTATCGGGAAGTGTCTCTTCTTTCTGGGCTTGTTTTTGAACTATATGTTAGGACAACTTTCtaagatctgattttttttcctactcttgGTCATTTGTGTTCGCACatataaaatcagaatttttgttttttctctctcagaatATCTTCTGAAACTAAATGGGTGATTAGGATTTGTTTTGAAATGTCCAGTGAACTGAGGTATTTGTTAGCGCcttaaatacagttttaaaatgctggtgtTTCATTCCTCCTCTTATCTTTTTACAAGAATGATGTTACCTTAGCCctgaagaaaacatatttttgccTTAGGTGAAATACTCTCGTGCTTTCCATACCTGTGAACAAATTTTTGCCTttagatgggttgatttaagagagtgtgtgtctctgtttctcttatgTAACCAGCCTACTCTAGCTATCTAAGAGAACTAATGGCTGATTTCTAGTGGCCAGTAGGTGTCATCGTAGACTGCCGTAAATCGAACAGGCAGTAGGGAATTACCAAATAGTTTAAAAAACACTATCCCAAATTATCATTTACTAGGATCTGGATGGTTATAAATCATagagattttgttttctgaaatatttccATGTCAAAACCATTGGTAAATAAATTGAAACATTGGTTGTAAGGAAGTATTAGTGCTTGCTTCAAAATGGatcttgaaaattttgtttttttttttaaatataacccttaagctgccccctccccccagtctcaTTCcgtagactaggatggccttgaactcccaagtaCAGGGGTTAAAGGCAGGTGTGACACCACAGCCAGGCCCACAAGCTGTCCTAGTGAACAGTATGGGTTTGTTTCATTGTTAGTACACAGCTTTGACATCTTCTTGGAGTATATGAAGTTCTAGAATAATCTTCAGCCTGACCGAGAGTTATTATAGAAAAGCActacataattaaaaactaaataatatgataaaatatggGCAGAAATTTCAACCCAGTTGTATTGTCAATGCAACAAAACAGTATTTTGCTGCTCTTTTAATGCCAGGACAACAGCATTGTTTCCTCTACATCTTTACCTGGCAGGTAGGCCTTTTACTTTTCCCATGACAGGAACGGAATACTTCTCGGTGTCTAAAATGTAAAATCTGTGAAAACGGTTTCACTGACTGTTGATACACTTCTTTGCTGTGCAGCCATCTGATGGGCCCCCTTTCTAGCTCTATTCCTATGCTCGCTATTAATACAGTGCTTCCAAAAAGGAGGGAGGCTTAGGGACTGGTGAGCTGGCCGGGCAGGTATAGCCCCTGACATGCAGGCGTGAGGACTAGAGTTTgggtctccaggacccacataaatgccagacGGGCGTTGGTGGCCAGTTcataatcccggcacttgggggCCAGAGACAGAATCCCCAGTGCAGCTGGCCAGCTGGACTAGTCAGACTGGCATGCTCTGGGCTCAGCTGAGCGTGCTGCAGTGCACATGAAGTGGAGCGTGGATGAAGAAGCCGCTGGTGTCAGTCTCTTCCTTCACATGCGTTCTcatctgcacatatgtgtgcccacacatcacatacatgcacacagcacacacacaggagttGGACCTACTGAGAATCCTCTATGAAGATAGCAATATCTCAAAATATCCAGGaggttttttagtttttaaaaaaggggatACACATATGTTGTATCTACGCTTCCCTTAAGAGTCTTAGTGcagggagggatgaaggaaggagaTGACTGATTTGGTTTATATCTGGCCTTCACTTTAGAATCTGATCCAATCCAGCTTCTGTCACACAGCGCTGCGAACCAGTAACAGCAGTGTTAACTGTGAGCCAGCTGCCAAATCTGCCAGCATTTTATAGTCAATAAACTGTTTCCATTTCATGTCGTAGCTGGGCAGCTTTTCTAGCCAGAAGTTGAAGTTGCCGAAACGAAGGATGTGCTGAACGTTTTGGGCTGAGTTGGCACGTCACTGTTTTCCATAAgccaagccattttctttcacaagTTGGCCCTATACGAATTAGTTTGCACAGATGCCTCCTCACCTTGTTTCTTGATGTGTCAGAAAGCTGTACTGTCCTTGAGTTAAACTAAAATTGAGAAATAACCTGCTGGTGGCAGTGCAGCCTTTAATCCAGGCCCTGGGAGGCGGCAGCAGCAGGTGGATTGAgtttaaaggccagcctggtctacagtgtgagttctgggacagccacggctacacagagaaaccttaaaaaaagtaaatttaatttaaaaaagaattgcaaGTTTACTTGATTAAACAGTTTTCAGTGAAACTTTGATGTAATATGTAGATTGCTATATGAACAGGTGTTTGCTCAATAATAGGTAGTAAACGTAAAATTACAAATCTTTTGACCTTAACATGGGTTAAGTTTAGAAATTCATGGACTTTAGACCTAATGTTTAGGGGTTTGGCTGTTTGGAGACAAGTATGAAAAGAACAAGTAAATGGGAAGGAGTATAAATTAGATGTCTAATATATAAAGTGGTATGGTTTAAGTgttcataaaattataataatttttagatTCGAGGATTAACTGCCAAAATAACAGTCACAGAATATGGTAAAGGGCACTGACATTGGCTGGTGAAGGTGGGTCACCAAATAGTCATTTTGTTGCAGAGTAACTGTAGccttcaaaaaatttaaatgttaattNNNNNNNNNNNNNNNNNNNNNNNNNNNNNNNNNNNNNNNNNNNNNNNNNNNNNNNNNNNNNNNNNNNNNNNNNNNNNNNNNNNNNNNNNNNNNNNNNNNNNNNNNNNNNNNNNNNNNNNNNNNNNNNNNNNNNNNNNNNNGTTAATTTATCATACATCACAtggcttcctttttcctttttcctttttttgagacaagtattgctgtgtggctctggctagTTATGAATTTATAAACGTCCTCCTCTCTCCGAGGTGCTGGGCTCACGGGTGGCACTAACCACCTGgctgtattttctcttttatcatctTTTTAATATACTGAAGCTAGAATCCTGATGGTATCTTTTTCGCTGTTTGCTTTTGCTCTGGGGTATTTTGAGATGGGGATCCACTAGTAATCAAAGCTGGAtgatttgcctctgccttctgaatggtGAGATTGCAAGCGTGCTTCATCCCTGGGAGGTCTTAAACCAGACATGGTAGTGTagtacacctgtgatcccagagctTAACTGTATAGCAAGTCTGAGgtctcaaacacaaaagacaaaacaactgagattttgtttatatatttcttatcTAAGTAACCCTTGGTTCTTGGAAAGATGGTTTGttattgtgcatgcatgcacgcctTTGATGATTTGTTATTGTGCATGCAGCCTTTGTGGGAACGCACGTGCGACCAGGGGACAACTCTGAGGCTCTCGTGTTCCCCTGCGGGGTTTTGGGGGCTCAAACTCAGACTTGCACGACAAGCACTTTTTACCCTGTGAGCCATCTCATCTCTGAGCTATATATCCTTGGTtctagtggcttttttttttttgtttgtttgttttgtttttcgagacagggtttctatgtagttttggagcctgtcctggaNNNNNNNNNNNNNNNNNNNNNNNNNNNNNNNNNNNNNNNNNNNNNNNNNNNNNNNNNNNNN belongs to Microtus ochrogaster isolate Prairie Vole_2 unplaced genomic scaffold, MicOch1.0 UNK8, whole genome shotgun sequence and includes:
- the Ndufb3 gene encoding NADH dehydrogenase [ubiquinone] 1 beta subcomplex subunit 3; amino-acid sequence: MAAGHGHEHGHGHGHGHDKLVLPDHTQWKTEGTPLETVQKKLAARGLRDPWAR